One Mercenaria mercenaria strain notata chromosome 12, MADL_Memer_1, whole genome shotgun sequence DNA segment encodes these proteins:
- the LOC123534127 gene encoding uncharacterized protein LOC123534127: protein MIFTKPEVYCLLLSFLFWIVKGGSLPWPDFESGWLPIKNGLEHVARLNIDHGLGEIPVLVDVSVKIKDYIFPASGFRPDHPKERSGPVVYIYDDMYVNVSTSPIEDPLYRIFPKIPRQYEGENLVIMGDANVRIRAWKYSSFPAEDFNLLGIMLKANTSKVSDSYAEVNHNLDEFPCLVVVRMKMHHGDGTIMADGVGSSMQVFADEPDRTNAYLVYGYSNTSFRLWVDSSIYGAIFDGRKHTWFDMVISEGEAEIFAWKCSTITPLYNKRVVTKHTMDEVPSWWNVDLDYDLEPSLIRVSVLAEEPGGANEGFRFPGAMHLGYLAPSEAGNSLKHTTVGGLSYTYKTEYMFNFLQPKRFVNKSTIFIAESFGDGTNSEMSNSESVYIQSFIYEEHGGCPTPVIPNGFANMSINGTATGAKARVQCNEGFVIKSKEDFYIHDHERFTITCHTFGYWENIPKCIPKEKEVGNECNPAVDKCRDIHASCTLIPEGKVYKCACNDGYRHTDRFCKAQGKYLPKADYDSDWISLIRNKYKWYLELEHGLDTAPVLVDVQVDVDGYVFHAIGFPPNQGEPSWFSSAVVYIYDERYINVSTFVPTDSRDDNYLISRSSYRWYGYQYNWGNYGRARVRAWKSESLPIPDLSDDSRVLRANSSTAGDSFYELEHNLGEYPGLVVVRAKMVYNGSTFYADGVGSALNVFYNQPGLGNAFLVYGFNDRSVRTWVDSSVNGAIFDGKETKFNIVVSEATVEIYAWKISTLTPFFTYMFSLEDDRFPYSVEFPMNYHLTDALNVAVTHISDSPSPNQGYRFPSSAYLADRIGYHKEDSISKCIFGGFMYGYETGLGYWFNRERDIKMLLYKPSSDTGALVCIPESFGNGKYSDAAFNGIGIMYSWINGDCGPPPETNNGFINTTINGTEFGAVAVLECDDGYRLWYDSVPVCRGDKQWELYTSCRPVECNTVEAPANGTMNVSGLTFGHKVTFQCDTGYRLNGTEVIECLSTGNWSANSPSCSLHIEDDNKTSRSVRERVNVVHILLTVSMYIVVFTENP from the exons ATGATTTTCACAAAACCAGAAGTTTACTGCTTGTTACTTTCGTTTTTGTTTTGGATTGTTAAAG GTGGAAGTTTACCATGGCCAGATTTCGAGAGTGGATGGTTGCCCATTAAAAACGGCCTCGAACATGTTGCTAGACTTAACATTGACCATGGTTTAGGAGAAATTCCGGTTCTTGTTGATGTGTCTGTAAAAATCAAGGACTATATATTCCCGGCCTCAG GATTTCGACCTGATCACCCGAAAGAAAGGTCCGGACCAGTTGTTTATATATACGATGACATGTATGTCAATGTATCAACGTCTCCGATAGAAGATCCGCTGTACAGAATATTTCCTAAAA TACCGCGGCAATATGAAGGGGAAAATTTAGTCATCATGGGAGATGCGAATGTGCGGATCCGAGCTTGGAAGTACTCGTCATTTCCGGCAGAAGACTTTAACCTGTTAGGAATAATGTTGAAAGCGAATACTTCGAAag TTTCCGACTCGTACGCTGAAGTGAATCATAATCTGGATGAATTTCCGTGTCTTGTGGTTGTTCGTATGAAAATGCACCATGGTGATGGTACGATTATGGCTGATGGCGTTG GTTCCAGTATGCAGGTATTTGCCGATGAACCGGACAGAACGAATGCCTATCTTGTGTATGGTTATAGCAATACCTCATTCAGACTGTGGGTGGACTCTTCAATTTACGGTG CAATTTTTGACGGCAGAAAACATACATGGTTTGATATGGTTATATCCGAGGGCGAGGCCGAAATATTTGCGTGGAAATGTTCAACTATAACACCTCTATACAACAAACGTGTTGTAACAAAACATACTATGGACGAAGTACCGTCATGGTGGAAcgttgatcttgattatgatctCGAGCCCTCACTTATTCGTGTTTCG GTTCTAGCGGAAGAGCCAGGTGGCGCTAATGAGGGTTTTCGATTTCCTGGAGCAATGCATCTCGGGTATCTTGCACCATCGGAAGCAGGAAACTCCTTAAAACATACGACCGTCGGTGGCCTTTCATATACCTACAAAACGGAGTACATGTTTAATTTTTTGCAGCCGAAACGTTTCGTCAATAAATCAACAATATTTATCGCCGAATCATTTGGAGATGGAACAAATTCTGAAATGTCTAACAGCGAGTCAGTGTATATACAAAGCTTTATATACGAAg AACATGGTGGCTGTCCGACACCAGTCATTCCCAATGGGTTTGCCAACATGTCAATCAACGGAACGGCTACCGGTGCGAAAGCAAGAGTACAATGTAACGAGGGATTTGTTATAAAATCAAAAGAAGATTTCTACATTCATGACCATGAACGTTTTACGATAACATGTCATACGTTTGGATACTGGGAAAATATTCCCAAATGTATACCAAAAG AGAAGGAAGTTGGGAATGAGTGTAATCCTGCTGTTGATAAGTGCCGGGATATTCACGCTTCTTGTACTCTTATTCCGGAGGGTAAAGTGTATAAATGCGCTTGCAATGACGGATACAGGCATACGGATAGATTTTGTAAAG CTCAAGGAAAATATTTACCAAAAGCGGATTATGATAGTGACTGGATATCGCTGATTAGGAATAAATATAAGTGGTACCTCGAATTGGAACATGGTCTAGACACAGCACCAGTATTAGTTGATGTGCAGGTGGATGTTGATGGCTATGTTTTCCATGCAATAG GTTTTCCACCGAACCAGGGCGAGCCGAGCTGGTTCAGTAGCGCAGTAGTGTATATCTATGATGAAAGATATATTAACGTATCTACATTTGTACCTACTGATAGCAGGGACGATAATTATCTTATTTCAAGAA GTTCGTACAGATGGTATGGTTACCAATACAACTGGGGTAATTACGGCAGAGCTAGAGTACGAGCTTGGAAATCCGAATCACTTCCTATTCCAGATTTATCAGACGACTCCAGAGTGCTTCGTGCGAATAGTTCCACAG cCGGCGACTCCTTTTATGAACTAGAACACAATCTGGGAGAATACCCCGGTCTTGTTGTCGTTCGAGCTAAAATGGTGTACAACGGAAGCACTTTCTACGCAGATGGAGTGG GATCAGCTCTAAATGTGTTCTACAATCAGCCTGGTTTAGGAAACGCATTTCTTGTCTATGGCTTCAATGATAGGAGCGTGCGCACGTGGGTAGACTCGTCTGTAAACGGAG caATATTTGACGGAAAGGAGACGAAATTCAACATTGTTGTCTCAGAAGCGACAGTTGAAATTTATGCGTGGAAAATATCAACCTTAACTCCATTCTTCACGTACATGTTCTCCTTAGAGGACGACAGATTTCCATATTCTGTCGAATTTCCGATGAACTATCACCTAACTGATGCCCTCAACGTAGCTGTG ACACACATAAGTGATTCTCCTAGTCCAAATCAAGGTTACCGGTTTCCAAGTTCGGCATATCTTGCCGACAGGATTGGGTACCACAAAGAAGATAGCATCAGTAAATGTATATTTGGAGGTTTTATGTACGGTTATGAAACAGGGCTGGGATATTGGTTTAACCGTGAAAGGGACATTAAGATGTTGCTGTATAAACCCAGCTCTGACACAG GAGCTTTAGTATGCATACCAGAATCATTTGGAAATGGAAAATATTCGGATGCAGCTTTCAATGGAATTGGAATTATGTACAGTTGGATAAATGGAG ATTGTGGTCCTCCACCAGAAACAAACAATGGTTTTATAAATACGACAATAAACGGGACTGAGTTTGGTGCCGTAGCTGTCTTGGAGTGCGATGATGGTTACCGGCTATGGTATGATAGTGTACCAGTCTGTCGGGGAGATAAGCAGTGGGAACTCTATACAAGTTGCCGTCCAGTCG aaTGCAACACAGTGGAAGCTCCTGCAAACGGAACAATGAATGTAAGCGGTCTCACATTCGGACACAAGGTGACATTTCAATGCGACACTGGATATAGATTAAATGGTACTGAAGTGATAGAGTGTTTGTCTACAGGAAATTGGTCTGCAAATTCACCGTCATGCAGTTTACATATAGAAGACG aCAACAAAACTTCGAGAAGTGTGAGAGAACGAGTGAATGTCGTACACATCCTGCTCACAGTTTCCATGTACATCGTTGTTTTCACTGAAAATCCGTAA